AAAGGACGGTTTGCATGGCCGCCATATTCAGATTAACCACCTGGCTGACATCGAGTACGAAACGATTCGCTCCGGCGGAAACCATATGCTCGCTTTTTGTTTTCACCATTTGTTCGATTTCCGAAGCCTTGGCGCGTGTGATCTTTTCCGGCAGGGTCAACACCACAATGTCGCCATCTATAGAGAAAAGATGGTCGCCCTGTCCCTGGGCTCCTGACACGGGTGCGTCGATGCGCGTTTTGAGATCCTCCAGAATCAGTTTGACCCGTTCGATCAACTGTTCCCCTTTGAAGGGCTTGACGATGTAATCCTTGACGCCCATTTTGACGATGTTCATTACATTGTCCCGACCCGATTCCGCCGTCAACATGATGACCGCCGTGTGTTTCAGCTCGTCGTCGGCCATGAGGCGGCCGAGCATTTCGATGCCGGTCATAACCGGCATGGTAATATCCAATATGATCAGGTCGGGATGAACTTCAGCCGCCAGGGCCAGACCGTCCCGTCCGTTTTCGGCTTCGAACAATTGGCAATCATAATTTTTGAACGCGTTTTTAACGATCATCCGAATCGTCCGGCTGTCATCAACCGTCACTATTTTATACGTCATGCGGTATCTCCAGTAAGGCCATGGTGACCCGTCCGCTTTGGGTTCAAAAATGTGGCGTTGCTTTTA
This Desulfatitalea tepidiphila DNA region includes the following protein-coding sequences:
- a CDS encoding response regulator, producing MTYKIVTVDDSRTIRMIVKNAFKNYDCQLFEAENGRDGLALAAEVHPDLIILDITMPVMTGIEMLGRLMADDELKHTAVIMLTAESGRDNVMNIVKMGVKDYIVKPFKGEQLIERVKLILEDLKTRIDAPVSGAQGQGDHLFSIDGDIVVLTLPEKITRAKASEIEQMVKTKSEHMVSAGANRFVLDVSQVVNLNMAAMQTVLSLVNICERAKLLIRLAATNSQAEALKGFKETSVIPTKLSVEAAKADF